From the Chloroflexota bacterium genome, one window contains:
- a CDS encoding 4Fe-4S ferredoxin has product MGRPLWFVGLIKKGFSGRFLAAKLTKVPFIGKAIDRWLFDGDDLIYLPKDHVIQINMPVATPDQVVLPSEVVEHFIEKANYHWVMNTCICRDASGCKDYPIDLGCLFLGEAALGINPKLGHRVTKEEAHHHVQHCREAGLIHLIGRNKLDSVWLGIGPGNKLLTICNCCPCCCLWRILPHIAPQIGAKTTGMPGVAVTVNGRCTGCGTCTQGVCFIDAIRLVNNHAVRSDTCRGCGRCVDACPQGAIEISIDDEHFVEKTIDRLSPLVDVS; this is encoded by the coding sequence CTCGCTGCAAAATTAACGAAGGTGCCATTTATTGGCAAAGCCATTGACCGCTGGCTCTTTGATGGCGACGACTTAATTTACCTGCCCAAAGACCATGTGATTCAAATAAATATGCCGGTTGCTACACCTGACCAAGTGGTATTGCCATCTGAGGTTGTGGAACACTTTATTGAGAAAGCTAATTATCACTGGGTCATGAATACCTGTATTTGCCGCGATGCCTCCGGCTGCAAAGACTACCCAATTGATTTAGGTTGCCTTTTTCTTGGAGAGGCAGCATTAGGTATCAATCCGAAACTAGGTCATCGTGTGACAAAAGAGGAGGCACATCACCATGTGCAGCACTGCCGTGAAGCCGGCCTGATCCATCTGATCGGTCGCAACAAGCTAGATTCAGTTTGGCTCGGCATTGGTCCAGGTAACAAACTTCTCACCATCTGCAACTGCTGCCCCTGCTGTTGCCTCTGGCGGATACTGCCTCATATTGCCCCTCAAATTGGTGCCAAGACAACGGGAATGCCCGGCGTTGCAGTTACAGTTAACGGGCGGTGCACAGGCTGCGGGACTTGTACTCAAGGCGTGTGCTTTATTGATGCCATACGTCTGGTCAACAATCATGCTGTCAGAAGTGATACGTGTCGAGGTTGTGGCCGCTGTGTTGATGCCTGCCCTCAGGGAGCCATTGAAATTTCAATCGACGATGAACACTTCGTAGAAAAGACAATCGACCGCCTATCTCCTCTGGTTGATGTTTCGTAA